In Curtobacterium sp. L6-1, a genomic segment contains:
- a CDS encoding VanZ family protein, with protein sequence MFRKLLLLALTAAYAWVIWRMTLTPHVFSEAENTLVLRAVAWVQQQPHGAWFTYDRTEFLANVAMFVPVGVIAALWLPRRWWVLGAFVAVVLSVGIEFAQAVYLPYRVADPRDVLSNGLGGLIGATFVGFVRSLLPERRRRRRPLRARTA encoded by the coding sequence ATGTTCCGGAAGCTGCTCCTGCTCGCCCTGACGGCGGCCTACGCCTGGGTGATCTGGCGCATGACCCTGACGCCGCACGTCTTCTCCGAGGCCGAGAACACCCTGGTCCTCCGTGCGGTCGCCTGGGTCCAGCAGCAGCCGCACGGTGCCTGGTTCACGTACGACCGCACCGAGTTCCTGGCGAACGTGGCGATGTTCGTGCCGGTCGGTGTGATCGCCGCGCTGTGGCTCCCGCGCCGGTGGTGGGTGCTCGGCGCCTTCGTGGCCGTCGTGCTGTCGGTCGGGATCGAGTTCGCCCAGGCGGTGTACCTGCCCTACCGGGTCGCCGACCCGCGCGACGTGCTGTCGAACGGCCTCGGCGGTCTGATCGGGGCCACGTTCGTCGGCTTCGTCCGGAGCCTGCTGCCCGAGCGGCGGCGTCGTCGACGTCCGCTCCGCGCCCGCACGGCCTGA
- a CDS encoding glycoside hydrolase family 6 protein yields MPAPQRASTARQWVWIGLVLVLVAAVVAAVAVVWPRGDTDRQIAHRRTVAEAWPGGLAHQPGTANQPRWHETAAREAGRASTADRLAVIADQPIATWLTDPSVSDTVATVRSVLAAAREQRATPVFVLYAIPDRDCGHWSRGGAAEDAYLPWVRAVTRALSGSHAVVLVEPDSIAQIAVCERLLDTRLPLLRAAVRALSGHGLTVYLDGGNERRVPVETMAGWLRRAGVDRVQGFATNVSNFYRVDQERAYADELADAIGGDPHFVIDVSRNGRGWRGDWCNPDGAGLGQLPHVTRGTTRLDALLWVKTPGLSDGSCNGGPAAGTWWESYALALVENRKRS; encoded by the coding sequence ATGCCGGCACCGCAGCGCGCCTCGACCGCCCGGCAGTGGGTGTGGATCGGGCTCGTCCTCGTGCTCGTCGCGGCGGTCGTGGCAGCCGTCGCCGTCGTGTGGCCGCGCGGCGACACCGACCGGCAGATCGCGCACCGACGCACGGTCGCCGAGGCCTGGCCCGGCGGCCTCGCACACCAGCCGGGCACCGCGAACCAGCCACGCTGGCACGAGACGGCCGCGCGGGAGGCCGGACGGGCCTCCACGGCGGACCGCCTGGCGGTGATCGCCGACCAGCCGATCGCGACCTGGTTGACCGACCCCTCGGTCTCGGACACCGTCGCCACCGTGCGGAGCGTCCTGGCCGCCGCCCGCGAGCAACGGGCGACCCCCGTCTTCGTGCTCTACGCGATCCCGGACCGCGACTGCGGTCACTGGTCGCGCGGCGGCGCCGCCGAGGACGCCTACCTGCCGTGGGTGCGGGCCGTCACCCGCGCGCTGTCGGGTTCCCACGCAGTCGTGCTCGTCGAACCGGACTCGATCGCACAGATCGCGGTCTGCGAGCGGTTGCTCGACACCCGGCTGCCCCTGCTCCGAGCGGCGGTGCGCGCCCTGTCCGGGCACGGCCTGACCGTGTACCTGGACGGCGGGAACGAGCGGCGGGTGCCCGTCGAGACCATGGCCGGGTGGCTCCGGCGAGCCGGCGTCGACCGCGTGCAGGGCTTCGCGACGAACGTGTCGAACTTCTACCGCGTGGACCAGGAGCGCGCCTACGCCGACGAGCTCGCGGACGCGATCGGCGGCGACCCGCACTTCGTCATCGACGTCTCGCGGAACGGACGGGGCTGGCGGGGCGACTGGTGCAACCCGGACGGCGCCGGCCTGGGGCAGCTCCCCCACGTCACGCGCGGCACGACCCGCCTCGACGCGCTGCTCTGGGTCAAGACGCCCGGACTGAGCGACGGCAGCTGCAACGGCGGGCCGGCCGCCGGCACGTGGTGGGAGTCGTACGCGCTCGCGCTCGTCGAGAACCGCAAGCGGTCCTGA
- a CDS encoding HelD family protein yields MSEPRVSEPTEIDRERDYVDGLFRRLDDLTAEAEQRLVETRRQTVGGNHQSRSERDAFARLYEDTVATLQRVGDRLVFGRLEVQDPRADEDAFRYIGRVGLRDADHRPLLLDWRVPGASAFYQATAAHPMGMRARRHLTLEGRSVVNVEDEVFDASLYDDERTHLQGEGALLAAVTAERTGRMTDIVATIQGEQDRIIRSPLEGVLIVQGGPGTGKTAVALHRAAYLLYSYRERLRGSGVLVVGPSPAFLTYIEQVLPSLGETGVVMASLGSLYPGLHTTVHDRRDVAAVKGSGEMADLLRRAVRSRQVVPTETVTLDVEGERLVVPPQLVADAMRRAQDRGKPHNVARVTFNKNALDAMTRLLADQLRQRGTTVDEADEKVLREDIRSSYDARVLLNTAWLPLPAEKLLEDLYARPNWLASLTPNWSPERRALLRRERGAGFTVEDVPLLDEAAELLGVFDPTGGAAKRQAKASRNRDIENARQAIENMGVEGIVSAEQVAGAFAEGGDPRSTAERAAEDREWTYGHIVVDEAQELSPMQWRVLARRNPLRSFTIVGDMAQGSSPGAARTWDDVRGALSRRRRGRAPQVPLDSRLEELTVNYRTPRSIVEAAGAFAASAGLTVTANQAVRDGDPVERLTVPRADLLDTVAERVEGERELIGSGTIGVIVPESEVAAVRERLARTDADVRGLGSPRPGSVTVLTGADAKGLEFDGVLLVDPDRVGDDAARAAAAVYVAMTRPTRRLTVVSVA; encoded by the coding sequence GTGTCCGAACCGCGTGTTTCCGAACCGACCGAGATCGACCGTGAGCGCGACTACGTCGACGGTCTGTTCCGCCGTCTCGACGACCTGACCGCCGAGGCCGAGCAGCGCCTCGTGGAGACCCGACGCCAGACCGTCGGCGGCAACCACCAGAGCCGGAGCGAGCGCGACGCCTTCGCCCGCCTGTACGAGGACACCGTCGCCACCCTCCAGCGCGTCGGCGACCGCCTGGTCTTCGGCCGGCTCGAGGTGCAGGACCCGCGCGCCGACGAGGACGCCTTCCGCTACATCGGCCGCGTCGGGCTCCGCGACGCCGACCACCGGCCGCTGCTGCTCGACTGGCGCGTGCCCGGTGCGAGCGCCTTCTACCAGGCCACCGCGGCGCACCCGATGGGCATGCGCGCCCGTCGCCACCTGACCCTCGAGGGCCGCAGCGTCGTGAACGTCGAGGACGAGGTCTTCGACGCCTCCCTCTACGACGACGAACGCACCCACCTGCAGGGCGAGGGCGCGCTCCTCGCCGCCGTCACCGCCGAGCGCACCGGGCGGATGACCGACATCGTCGCGACCATCCAGGGCGAACAGGACCGCATCATCCGGTCGCCGCTCGAGGGCGTGCTCATCGTCCAGGGCGGCCCGGGCACCGGCAAGACGGCCGTGGCGCTGCACCGCGCGGCCTACCTGCTGTACTCGTACCGCGAGCGGCTGCGCGGGTCCGGCGTGCTCGTCGTCGGCCCGTCTCCGGCGTTCCTCACCTACATCGAGCAGGTGCTCCCGTCGCTCGGCGAGACCGGCGTGGTGATGGCGTCCCTCGGCTCGCTCTACCCGGGGCTGCACACCACCGTGCACGACCGTCGGGACGTCGCGGCCGTGAAGGGCTCGGGCGAGATGGCCGACCTGCTCCGCCGTGCCGTCCGCTCGCGGCAGGTCGTCCCGACCGAGACCGTCACGCTCGACGTCGAGGGGGAGCGGCTGGTCGTCCCGCCGCAGCTCGTCGCCGACGCGATGCGCCGCGCGCAGGACCGCGGCAAGCCGCACAACGTCGCCCGCGTGACGTTCAACAAGAACGCGCTCGACGCGATGACCCGGCTGCTGGCCGACCAGTTGCGGCAGCGCGGGACCACGGTGGACGAAGCCGACGAGAAGGTCCTGCGCGAGGACATCCGCAGCTCGTACGACGCCCGCGTCCTGCTCAACACCGCGTGGCTGCCACTGCCGGCCGAGAAGCTGCTCGAGGACCTGTACGCCCGGCCGAACTGGCTCGCGTCCCTCACCCCGAACTGGAGCCCGGAGCGCCGAGCCCTGCTCCGGCGGGAGCGCGGTGCCGGCTTCACGGTCGAGGACGTCCCGCTCCTAGACGAGGCCGCCGAACTGCTCGGGGTGTTCGACCCGACCGGCGGTGCGGCGAAGCGCCAGGCGAAGGCGAGCCGCAACCGGGACATCGAGAACGCCCGCCAGGCGATCGAGAACATGGGCGTCGAGGGGATCGTCAGCGCCGAGCAGGTCGCCGGTGCCTTCGCCGAGGGCGGCGACCCCCGCTCGACGGCCGAGCGCGCCGCCGAGGACCGCGAGTGGACGTACGGGCACATCGTCGTCGACGAGGCGCAGGAGCTCTCCCCGATGCAGTGGCGGGTGCTCGCACGCCGGAACCCGCTCCGCTCGTTCACCATCGTGGGCGACATGGCGCAGGGTTCCTCGCCCGGCGCCGCCCGCACCTGGGACGACGTCCGCGGGGCGCTGTCCCGGCGCCGTCGCGGTCGTGCGCCGCAGGTCCCGCTCGACTCCCGCCTCGAGGAGCTGACGGTCAACTACCGCACGCCGCGCTCCATCGTCGAGGCCGCCGGGGCGTTCGCGGCGTCGGCGGGACTCACCGTCACGGCGAACCAGGCGGTCCGTGACGGCGACCCCGTCGAGCGGCTGACGGTCCCGCGCGCGGACCTGCTCGACACCGTCGCCGAGCGGGTCGAGGGCGAGCGCGAGCTGATCGGGTCGGGGACCATCGGCGTCATCGTGCCCGAGTCCGAGGTCGCCGCCGTGCGGGAGCGCCTGGCCCGCACCGACGCCGACGTCCGGGGACTCGGCTCCCCGCGTCCCGGATCGGTCACGGTGCTGACCGGTGCGGACGCGAAGGGGCTCGAGTTCGACGGCGTCCTGCTCGTCGACCCGGATCGGGTCGGCGACGACGCCGCACGTGCCGCGGCGGCGGTCTACGTCGCGATGACCCGGCCGACGCGTCGCCTCACCGTCGTGTCGGTCGCCTGA
- a CDS encoding aldo/keto reductase, with amino-acid sequence MAGVPEVPTLELNDGHRIPALGLGTYSLDGDAGVAAVGAAISSGYRLLDTALNYGNEDAVGRAVRESDVPRDAFVVTSKLPGRHHGYDEAHRSVDETLANLGLDHLDLYLIHWPNPSVDRFVETWKAFVDLRDSGKVRSIGVSNFTPEHLDRILDATGVAPAVNQVELHPYFPQAELRAVHERLGIVTESWSPLAKQSELLTEEPVTAAAAAHGVSAGQVVLRWHVQLGAVPVPKSGDPDRQRENLDVFGFTLTDDEVRAISALERGRLWDGDPDTHEEM; translated from the coding sequence ATGGCCGGCGTCCCGGAGGTCCCGACCCTCGAGCTGAACGACGGGCACCGCATCCCGGCGCTCGGCCTCGGCACGTACTCGCTCGACGGGGACGCGGGCGTGGCGGCGGTCGGCGCGGCGATCTCGAGCGGGTACCGCCTGCTCGACACCGCGCTGAACTACGGCAACGAGGACGCTGTGGGCCGCGCGGTCCGCGAGTCCGACGTGCCGCGTGACGCGTTCGTGGTGACGTCGAAGCTCCCGGGACGCCACCACGGCTACGACGAGGCGCACCGCTCCGTTGACGAGACCCTGGCCAACCTGGGCCTGGACCACCTCGACCTCTACCTCATCCACTGGCCGAACCCGTCCGTGGACAGGTTCGTCGAGACGTGGAAGGCGTTCGTCGACCTCCGCGACAGTGGCAAGGTCCGCTCGATCGGAGTCTCGAACTTCACGCCCGAGCACCTCGACCGCATCCTCGACGCCACGGGGGTCGCCCCCGCGGTGAACCAGGTCGAACTGCACCCGTACTTCCCGCAGGCCGAGCTCCGCGCGGTGCACGAGCGGCTCGGGATCGTCACCGAGAGCTGGAGCCCGCTCGCCAAGCAGTCGGAACTCCTCACCGAGGAGCCCGTGACCGCCGCGGCCGCCGCGCACGGTGTCTCGGCCGGTCAGGTCGTCCTCCGCTGGCACGTCCAGCTCGGTGCCGTGCCGGTGCCGAAGTCGGGCGACCCGGACCGCCAGCGCGAGAACCTCGACGTCTTCGGCTTCACGCTGACCGACGACGAGGTCCGGGCCATCTCGGCGCTCGAGCGCGGACGGCTCTGGGACGGCGACCCGGACACGCACGAGGAGATGTAG
- a CDS encoding FKBP-type peptidyl-prolyl cis-trans isomerase, with protein sequence MTDLNSKPEFDAPEGPAPTDLVVTDIVEGDGDVAESGSTVKVHYAGVEYETGEEFDSSWNRGEPIDFPLAALVRGWQEGIPGMKVGGRRKLVVPPELAYGPAGGGHFLSGKTLIFVIDLLGVR encoded by the coding sequence ATGACTGACCTGAACAGCAAGCCCGAGTTCGACGCCCCCGAGGGCCCCGCCCCCACCGACCTCGTGGTCACCGACATCGTCGAGGGTGACGGGGACGTCGCCGAGTCCGGCTCGACCGTCAAGGTTCACTACGCCGGCGTCGAGTACGAGACCGGCGAGGAGTTCGACAGCTCGTGGAACCGCGGCGAGCCGATCGACTTCCCGCTCGCTGCCCTCGTCCGCGGCTGGCAGGAGGGCATCCCCGGCATGAAGGTCGGTGGGCGCCGCAAGCTCGTCGTCCCGCCGGAGCTCGCCTACGGCCCGGCCGGCGGCGGCCACTTCCTGTCGGGCAAGACCCTGATCTTCGTCATCGACCTGCTCGGCGTCCGCTGA
- a CDS encoding MFS transporter encodes MTPDAPAKPRRSLFADLTPLRRSPAFARLWLGSSIAGIGTMMTSVTVGLEVYEITRSTFMVSLVGVVSLVPMILAGLYGGMLADAFDRRTVALVSAVFAWVSTALIAAHAWLGMESVVLLYVLVTVNAVAGTVIGASRAAIVPRLVGIELLPAASALNSISAGFSVTVGPAVGGVLVAAFGFAPTYTVDVVLFSAAFLGVVTLPRMAPEHDALRPGLSSLIEGAQFLRRSRNITMTFVLDIVAMTFGQPRVLFPAIGALVVGGGSITVGTLTAAYAIGALLSGVFSGPLGHVRRQGEAVGWAITVYGAAIAGFGVVVACAHLLGGRASETFSSGILPALALCALFLAVAGGADNVSSVFRGTILQAAAPDGMRGRLQGIFIVVVTGGPRVGDLYAGLVVAAGFAYPPVIGGVLIVALVALLLRLVPSFRRYDALHPHAN; translated from the coding sequence GTGACACCAGATGCCCCCGCGAAGCCCCGCCGCTCCCTGTTCGCCGACCTGACCCCGCTGCGCCGCTCCCCCGCCTTCGCCCGGCTCTGGCTCGGCAGTTCGATCGCCGGCATCGGCACGATGATGACGAGCGTCACGGTCGGGCTCGAGGTGTACGAGATCACCCGGTCGACGTTCATGGTCTCCCTGGTCGGCGTCGTCTCGCTCGTGCCGATGATCCTGGCCGGACTGTACGGCGGCATGCTCGCCGACGCGTTCGACCGGCGGACCGTCGCACTCGTCTCCGCCGTCTTCGCCTGGGTGTCGACGGCGCTCATCGCCGCGCACGCCTGGCTCGGCATGGAGAGCGTGGTCCTGCTGTACGTCCTGGTCACGGTCAACGCCGTCGCGGGCACGGTGATCGGCGCCTCACGCGCGGCGATCGTCCCGCGGCTGGTCGGCATCGAGCTCCTGCCCGCGGCGAGCGCCCTGAACAGCATCAGCGCCGGCTTCTCGGTGACGGTCGGGCCCGCGGTCGGCGGTGTCCTGGTCGCCGCGTTCGGCTTCGCCCCGACGTACACGGTCGACGTCGTGCTGTTCAGCGCGGCGTTCCTCGGCGTCGTCACGCTGCCGCGGATGGCCCCGGAGCACGACGCCCTGCGCCCCGGGCTGTCCTCGCTCATCGAGGGCGCGCAGTTCCTCCGGCGGTCGCGGAACATCACCATGACCTTCGTGCTCGACATCGTCGCGATGACGTTCGGGCAGCCGAGGGTGCTGTTCCCGGCGATCGGCGCACTCGTCGTCGGCGGCGGGTCGATCACCGTCGGCACCCTCACCGCCGCGTACGCGATCGGCGCGCTCCTGTCGGGCGTGTTCTCGGGGCCGCTCGGACACGTCCGTCGGCAGGGCGAGGCCGTCGGGTGGGCGATCACGGTCTACGGCGCGGCGATCGCCGGGTTCGGAGTGGTCGTGGCGTGCGCGCACCTCCTCGGCGGCCGGGCGTCGGAGACGTTCTCGTCGGGGATCCTGCCGGCGCTGGCGCTCTGCGCGCTGTTCCTCGCGGTGGCCGGCGGTGCGGACAACGTGAGCAGCGTGTTCCGCGGGACGATCCTCCAGGCCGCCGCTCCGGACGGCATGCGCGGTCGACTGCAGGGCATCTTCATCGTCGTCGTCACCGGCGGTCCCCGCGTCGGCGACCTGTACGCCGGCCTGGTCGTCGCGGCCGGCTTCGCGTACCCGCCGGTCATCGGCGGCGTGCTCATCGTCGCGCTGGTCGCGCTGCTGCTCCGACTGGTGCCGTCCTTCCGCCGGTACGACGCCCTGCACCCGCACGCGAACTGA
- a CDS encoding YihY/virulence factor BrkB family protein encodes MPERRGRTLRRIGVRAVVRRTYHSVIRHRVVDSAASLTFFALLTVFPTTLTVVSLLAIVDRGGDSVADIIGILGIIVRPDTAEHFATPLRQLLTLDNPWLGATIGLVLTLWSLSGHATAFGRAMNVAYEVEEGRRIWKFRGMMLLVTLLVMVGGAVAIVILLGTPTIAAAVAQQLGWPTWVDEVWDTLKWPVLAVDLVVMVAVLYTATPNVRTPQLRWVSAGAGFAIGTWAIATVGFAVYVETIGSGNRAYGWLGGALLLLVYLYVSNFVLVVGGELDSEVIRMRQLLAGIEADERIRLPLRDVTRNATLARWREQDVTTAARVRTAAAALPDGASPRQEHLRTVADAARDDDARADAVRAAGTRAGAERADEPLA; translated from the coding sequence ATGCCCGAACGCCGAGGACGCACCCTGCGGCGGATCGGCGTCCGAGCGGTCGTGCGCCGCACCTACCACTCGGTCATCCGGCACCGGGTGGTCGACTCCGCGGCGTCGCTGACCTTCTTCGCGCTCCTCACCGTGTTCCCGACGACCCTGACCGTCGTCTCGCTGCTCGCGATCGTCGACCGTGGCGGTGACAGCGTCGCGGACATCATCGGCATCCTCGGGATCATCGTCCGACCGGACACCGCCGAGCACTTCGCGACCCCGCTCCGGCAGCTGCTCACCCTCGACAACCCGTGGCTCGGTGCCACGATCGGGCTCGTCCTGACGCTGTGGTCGCTGTCCGGGCACGCGACCGCGTTCGGCCGCGCGATGAACGTCGCGTACGAGGTCGAGGAGGGTCGCCGGATCTGGAAGTTCCGCGGCATGATGCTCCTCGTCACGCTGCTCGTCATGGTGGGCGGTGCCGTGGCGATCGTCATCCTGCTCGGCACCCCGACGATCGCCGCCGCGGTCGCGCAGCAGCTCGGCTGGCCGACCTGGGTCGACGAGGTCTGGGACACGCTCAAGTGGCCGGTGCTCGCCGTGGACCTGGTCGTCATGGTCGCCGTGCTCTACACCGCGACGCCGAACGTGCGGACGCCGCAGCTGCGCTGGGTCTCCGCGGGCGCCGGCTTCGCGATCGGCACCTGGGCGATCGCGACGGTCGGCTTCGCGGTCTACGTCGAGACGATCGGCAGCGGCAACCGGGCGTACGGCTGGCTCGGGGGCGCCCTGCTGCTCCTCGTGTACCTCTACGTCTCGAACTTCGTGCTCGTCGTCGGCGGGGAACTCGACTCCGAGGTGATCCGGATGCGGCAGCTGCTCGCCGGCATCGAGGCCGACGAGCGCATCCGGCTGCCGCTCCGGGACGTCACGCGCAACGCGACCCTGGCGCGCTGGCGCGAGCAGGACGTCACCACCGCCGCCCGCGTCCGGACCGCGGCGGCCGCCCTCCCCGACGGGGCGTCGCCCCGGCAGGAGCACCTGCGCACGGTGGCCGACGCGGCCCGCGACGACGACGCGCGTGCGGACGCGGTGCGGGCGGCGGGGACGCGGGCCGGCGCGGAGCGCGCGGACGAGCCGCTGGCCTGA
- a CDS encoding aspartate ammonia-lyase: MVTRDGEEHHVTSAATRTETDSLGSREVPVDSYWGINTLRAMENFPIASVPIAVYPDLVAALVTVKQAAARANKAIGVLDAERADAIDRAAQEVRDGGLRDQFVVDVIQGGAGTSTNMNTNEVLANRALEILGRERGDYAHLHPIDHVNRSQSTNDTYPTSIKIAMIYGVRRLADQLEQLSAAFAERGAVFADVLKVGRTQLQDAVPMTLGQEFTGFAHTIQEDVVQLRRAVPLLAEMNLGATAIGTGITADPLYRDEVRRQLQEASGIDVVTAPDLIEATSDAGSFMTLSGTVKRSAAKLSKICNDLRLLASGPQAGLGEITLPPRQAGSSIMPGKVNPVIPEVVNQIAFAVAGADTTVTMAAEGGQLQLNAFEPVIAHSILQSLQWMARGCATLREHCVVGIEANEAKLAAQVDTNVGVVTALTPYIGYAAAASIAHTALTTSTPISTLVIAAGLMDEDQVHRVLSPARLSGIELATGAIPVVTEEMLDQHLRDTEGRARP, translated from the coding sequence GTGGTGACCCGCGACGGAGAGGAACACCACGTGACGAGCGCCGCCACACGCACCGAGACCGATTCCCTGGGCTCGAGGGAGGTGCCGGTCGACTCCTACTGGGGCATCAACACCCTCCGTGCGATGGAGAACTTCCCGATCGCCTCGGTGCCGATCGCGGTGTACCCGGACCTCGTCGCCGCCCTCGTCACGGTGAAGCAGGCCGCGGCTCGGGCGAACAAGGCGATCGGGGTCCTCGACGCCGAACGTGCCGACGCGATCGACCGGGCCGCGCAGGAGGTCCGTGACGGCGGGCTCCGCGACCAGTTCGTGGTGGACGTCATCCAGGGCGGCGCGGGCACGAGCACGAACATGAACACGAACGAGGTCCTGGCGAACCGGGCCCTCGAGATCCTCGGCCGGGAGCGCGGCGACTACGCCCACCTGCACCCGATCGACCACGTGAACCGTAGCCAGTCCACGAACGACACCTACCCGACGAGCATCAAGATCGCGATGATCTACGGCGTCCGCCGGCTCGCCGACCAGCTCGAGCAGCTCTCGGCGGCGTTCGCGGAGCGGGGTGCCGTGTTCGCCGACGTCCTCAAGGTCGGGCGCACCCAGCTGCAGGACGCCGTGCCGATGACGCTCGGGCAGGAGTTCACCGGCTTCGCGCACACCATCCAGGAGGACGTCGTCCAGCTGCGCCGGGCGGTGCCGCTGCTGGCGGAGATGAACCTCGGCGCGACGGCCATCGGCACCGGCATCACGGCGGATCCGCTCTACCGCGACGAGGTCCGTCGCCAGCTGCAGGAGGCGAGCGGCATCGACGTCGTGACCGCCCCCGACCTCATCGAGGCGACGAGCGACGCCGGTTCGTTCATGACGCTGTCCGGCACCGTGAAGCGCAGCGCCGCGAAGCTCTCGAAGATCTGCAACGACCTGCGGCTGCTCGCATCGGGTCCGCAGGCCGGCCTGGGCGAGATCACGCTGCCGCCCCGGCAGGCGGGGTCCTCGATCATGCCGGGCAAGGTGAACCCGGTGATCCCCGAGGTCGTCAACCAGATCGCGTTCGCGGTCGCCGGTGCGGACACCACGGTGACGATGGCGGCGGAGGGCGGGCAGCTGCAGCTCAACGCCTTCGAGCCGGTCATCGCCCACAGCATCCTGCAGTCGCTGCAGTGGATGGCCCGCGGCTGCGCGACGCTGCGCGAGCACTGCGTGGTCGGCATCGAGGCGAACGAGGCCAAGCTCGCCGCCCAGGTCGACACGAACGTCGGCGTCGTCACCGCGCTGACGCCGTACATCGGCTACGCCGCCGCCGCCTCGATCGCGCACACGGCGCTGACGACGTCCACGCCCATCTCGACGCTCGTGATCGCGGCGGGTCTGATGGACGAGGACCAGGTGCACCGCGTCCTCAGCCCCGCGCGACTGTCCGGCATCGAACTCGCGACGGGCGCCATCCCGGTGGTCACCGAGGAGATGCTCGACCAGCACCTCCGCGACACCGAGGGACGCGCCCGCCCCTGA
- a CDS encoding inorganic phosphate transporter — protein sequence MDITLIVVLVIALALFFDFTNGFHDTANAMATPIATGAMKPTVAVSVAAVLNLVGAFLSTAVATSISHGLINEGPGGVAISPEMIFAGLIGAVVWNMITWLRGLPSSSSHALFGGLIGAAIVGAGFDSVNYAALLTVVIIPAFLSPVIAALVSLLATRIAYRITRRPVFPNERGGFRVGQIFTSSMVSLAHGTNDAQKTMGVITLTLIASGAQSADQGVQFWVVVACALAIALGTYTGGWRIIRTLGSGITEIRATQGFAAEASTAATILASSHLGFALSTTQVSSGSIIGAGLGRRGSKIQWSTAGKIVIAWFITLPAAAAVGAVASGIARFGVVGLVIDAVVGAVVILGLYLWSLRKPHEHASAIEIDVAANAVLTRKEQRDLQRKKRAEAVAARRAELSRERTLRRMAGRKGGRR from the coding sequence GTGGACATCACGCTCATAGTCGTCCTGGTCATTGCGTTGGCCCTCTTCTTCGACTTCACAAACGGTTTTCACGACACCGCCAACGCAATGGCGACCCCGATCGCGACCGGCGCCATGAAGCCCACGGTGGCGGTCTCCGTCGCAGCGGTGCTCAACCTGGTCGGTGCGTTCCTCAGCACCGCCGTGGCCACGTCGATCTCGCACGGGCTCATCAACGAGGGACCCGGTGGCGTCGCCATCAGTCCGGAGATGATCTTCGCGGGGCTGATCGGCGCGGTGGTCTGGAACATGATCACGTGGCTGCGCGGCCTGCCGTCGTCGTCCTCGCACGCGCTCTTCGGCGGCCTGATCGGTGCCGCGATCGTCGGTGCTGGGTTCGACTCGGTGAACTACGCGGCCCTGCTGACGGTGGTCATCATCCCGGCGTTCCTGTCGCCGGTGATCGCGGCCCTGGTGTCGCTGCTCGCCACCCGGATCGCCTACCGCATCACCCGCCGCCCGGTCTTCCCGAACGAGCGCGGCGGCTTCCGGGTCGGACAGATCTTCACGAGCTCGATGGTCTCGCTCGCGCACGGCACGAACGACGCGCAGAAGACGATGGGCGTCATCACGTTGACGTTGATCGCGTCCGGCGCCCAGTCCGCCGACCAGGGCGTGCAGTTCTGGGTCGTCGTCGCCTGTGCCCTCGCGATCGCCCTCGGCACCTACACGGGCGGGTGGCGGATCATCCGCACGCTCGGCTCCGGCATCACCGAGATCCGTGCCACGCAGGGCTTCGCCGCCGAGGCCTCGACCGCCGCGACGATCCTCGCGTCGAGCCACCTCGGCTTCGCGCTCTCCACCACGCAGGTGTCCTCGGGCTCGATCATCGGCGCCGGCCTCGGTCGTCGCGGGTCGAAGATCCAGTGGTCGACCGCGGGCAAGATCGTCATCGCCTGGTTCATCACGCTGCCGGCCGCCGCCGCGGTGGGTGCGGTCGCGTCGGGCATCGCCCGCTTCGGCGTGGTCGGCCTGGTCATCGACGCCGTCGTCGGCGCCGTGGTGATCCTCGGGCTGTACCTCTGGTCGCTGCGCAAGCCGCACGAGCACGCGTCCGCCATCGAGATCGACGTCGCCGCGAACGCCGTGCTGACCCGCAAGGAGCAGCGCGACCTGCAGCGCAAGAAGCGTGCCGAGGCGGTCGCCGCCCGTCGCGCCGAACTGAGCCGCGAGCGGACCCTCCGTCGCATGGCCGGACGCAAGGGAGGCCGTCGCTGA